In the Streptomyces sp. f51 genome, one interval contains:
- a CDS encoding flavodoxin family protein: MTESPSPSAADDAYRFEDLRALFVNCTLKPAPELSHTEGLVDKSSAIMEAQGVTVEVVRAVDHDIAPGVYPDMTEHGFATDDWPAIQERVMAADILVLAGPIWLGDNSSVTKRVVERLYSGSGVLNSAGQYAYYGRVGGCLITGNEDGVKHCAMNLLYSLQHLGYTVPPQADAGWIGPAGPGPSYLDPGSGGPENDFTNRNTTFMTWNLMHLAALLKRSGGIPAHGNQRSLWDAGCHPDAPNPDYR, from the coding sequence GTGACCGAGTCACCGTCGCCCTCGGCAGCCGACGACGCGTACCGCTTCGAAGACCTGCGGGCGCTGTTCGTCAACTGCACCCTGAAGCCCGCACCCGAGCTGAGCCACACCGAGGGGCTGGTGGACAAAAGCAGCGCGATCATGGAGGCGCAGGGGGTCACGGTCGAGGTCGTACGCGCCGTCGACCACGACATCGCGCCGGGCGTCTACCCGGACATGACCGAGCACGGTTTCGCCACGGACGACTGGCCGGCCATCCAGGAGCGGGTGATGGCCGCCGACATCCTCGTGCTGGCCGGCCCGATCTGGCTCGGCGACAACAGCTCGGTGACCAAGCGGGTCGTCGAACGGCTCTACAGCGGCTCGGGAGTCCTCAACTCCGCCGGACAGTACGCGTACTACGGGCGCGTCGGCGGCTGTCTGATCACCGGCAACGAGGACGGTGTGAAGCACTGCGCGATGAACCTCCTCTACAGCCTCCAGCACCTCGGCTACACCGTCCCGCCGCAGGCGGACGCGGGATGGATCGGTCCCGCCGGACCCGGCCCGTCGTATCTCGACCCGGGTTCGGGCGGCCCCGAGAACGACTTCACCAACCGCAACACCACGTTCATGACCTGGAACCTGATGCACCTGGCGGCCCTGCTGAAGCGGTCGGGAGGCATCCCGGCGCACGGCAACCAGCGTTCGCTCTGGGACGCGGGCTGCCACCCGGACGCCCCGAACCCCGACTACCGCTGA
- a CDS encoding helix-turn-helix domain-containing protein, whose amino-acid sequence MMERRIPEQYLEGYARILADVSVTGRRLTRDEIESRRSLGERAADAGHGLPALVSAHLSAARAAWPASPGSADRALAAVQQVIDAFAEGYDRAQLLAVRKEEAARREFIDDLLYGRSDLGRLAERAERFGLRLSPTHAVAVARGPAAYDESAPVPRQVERSLIARFGDRNILFTTKDGRMLCIAPGEQDDVLTHFAQQAHAATEGGQVAIGRPQPGAGGVVHSYEEALNALELAERLGLDAPVLRAADLLVYPVLTRDRQAMADLVLVALGPLTTARGGARPLLDTLAAYFDTGCVAAAAARRLSLSVRALTYRLERIHQLTGADPADPAHRYTLQTAVIGARLLDWPARSL is encoded by the coding sequence CTGATGGAACGGCGGATACCCGAGCAGTATCTGGAGGGCTACGCCCGGATACTGGCCGATGTCTCCGTCACCGGCAGACGCCTCACCCGGGACGAGATCGAGTCCCGCCGCTCACTCGGCGAACGCGCCGCCGACGCCGGGCACGGACTGCCCGCCCTCGTCAGCGCCCACCTCTCCGCGGCGCGTGCCGCCTGGCCCGCCTCGCCCGGTTCCGCCGACCGCGCGCTCGCGGCGGTCCAACAGGTCATCGACGCCTTCGCCGAGGGCTACGACAGGGCCCAGCTCCTCGCCGTACGCAAGGAAGAGGCCGCCCGGCGCGAGTTCATCGACGACCTGCTCTACGGGCGCAGCGACCTGGGCCGCCTGGCCGAACGCGCGGAGCGCTTCGGTCTGCGGCTCTCCCCCACGCACGCGGTCGCCGTCGCCCGGGGCCCGGCCGCCTACGACGAGTCGGCGCCCGTGCCCCGGCAGGTCGAACGGTCACTCATCGCCCGCTTCGGCGACCGCAACATCCTGTTCACCACGAAGGACGGCCGGATGCTGTGCATCGCGCCCGGCGAACAGGACGACGTCCTCACCCACTTCGCCCAGCAGGCGCACGCGGCGACCGAGGGCGGGCAGGTGGCGATCGGACGGCCCCAGCCCGGCGCCGGCGGGGTCGTCCACTCCTACGAGGAAGCGCTCAACGCCCTCGAACTCGCCGAGCGGCTCGGCCTGGACGCGCCCGTGCTGCGCGCCGCCGACCTGCTCGTGTACCCCGTCCTGACCCGGGACCGCCAGGCGATGGCCGACCTGGTCCTCGTCGCGCTCGGCCCGCTGACGACAGCGCGCGGCGGCGCCCGGCCGCTCCTGGACACGCTCGCCGCGTACTTCGACACCGGTTGTGTCGCCGCGGCGGCGGCCCGCCGGCTGTCGCTGAGCGTGCGCGCGCTGACGTACCGCCTGGAACGCATCCACCAGCTCACGGGCGCGGACCCCGCCGACCCAGCGCACCGCTACACCCTCCAGACCGCGGTCATCGGCGCCCGGCTGCTGGACTGGCCCGCGCGGAGCCTGTGA
- a CDS encoding WHG domain-containing protein: protein MGRAGLNTERLTRAGADLADEVGFEQVTVSALARRFDVKVASLYSHVKNSQDLRTRIALLALDELAERGAAALAGRAGRDALTAFANVYRDYAREHPGRYAAAQLRLDPETAAASAGVKHARMMRAILRGYDLTEPDETHAVRMLGSLFHGYVSLEMSGGFSHSAPDSGESWTRILDALDALLRNWPAP from the coding sequence ATGGGCCGTGCGGGGCTGAACACCGAACGCCTGACACGGGCGGGGGCGGACCTGGCCGACGAGGTCGGCTTCGAGCAGGTGACCGTCTCGGCGCTGGCCAGGCGGTTCGACGTCAAGGTGGCGAGCCTCTACTCGCACGTGAAGAACTCACAGGACCTCAGGACCCGGATCGCCCTCCTCGCCCTGGACGAACTCGCCGAGCGGGGCGCGGCCGCGCTGGCCGGACGGGCCGGACGGGACGCCCTGACCGCCTTCGCGAACGTCTACCGCGACTACGCCCGGGAACACCCGGGCCGCTATGCCGCCGCGCAGCTGAGGCTCGACCCGGAGACGGCGGCGGCGAGCGCGGGCGTCAAGCACGCGCGGATGATGCGGGCGATCCTGCGGGGCTACGACCTCACGGAACCGGACGAGACCCATGCGGTCCGGATGCTGGGCAGTCTGTTCCACGGCTATGTCAGCCTGGAGATGAGTGGAGGATTCAGCCACAGCGCCCCGGACTCGGGGGAGAGCTGGACGCGCATCCTGGACGCCCTCGACGCCCTGCTGCGGAACTGGCCCGCGCCCTGA
- a CDS encoding FBP domain-containing protein: MKPLTEQEIRAAFVNCTKGEAKRLSVPRDLADRPWDDLDYLGWRDPQAPDRAYVVAELDDGLKGLALRCPSPGVGQLRRSMCSMCVTTHTGGVSLMVAPKAGKAGQQGNSVGAYICSDLACSLYVRGKRDAGMGGRLHESLTLEEKIRRTVENVAAFIAKVTA, from the coding sequence ATGAAGCCGTTGACCGAGCAAGAGATCCGTGCCGCGTTCGTGAACTGCACCAAGGGGGAGGCGAAGCGCCTCTCCGTCCCGCGCGACCTGGCCGACCGGCCCTGGGACGACCTCGACTACCTCGGCTGGCGCGACCCCCAGGCCCCCGACCGCGCCTATGTGGTGGCCGAGCTGGACGACGGTCTGAAGGGTCTGGCACTGCGCTGCCCCAGCCCGGGCGTGGGGCAGCTGCGGCGCAGCATGTGCTCCATGTGTGTGACCACCCACACCGGAGGTGTCTCGCTGATGGTCGCGCCCAAGGCGGGAAAGGCCGGGCAGCAGGGCAACTCGGTGGGCGCCTACATATGCAGTGACCTCGCCTGCTCGCTGTATGTGCGGGGGAAGAGGGACGCGGGCATGGGAGGGCGGCTCCACGAGTCACTGACCCTGGAGGAGAAGATCCGGCGGACCGTGGAGAACGTCGCCGCGTTCATCGCCAAGGTGACGGCCTGA
- a CDS encoding ATP-binding protein has protein sequence MAVKAMGWAHSFPVSGGVSAGRRWTRRQLESLAWTAEEPETVDSVVLTVSELLTNAHIHAHSDARLVLTWDGDCLHVSVHDDDPTPPLQRDPEPGAVSGRGVGIVRMLADEWGMKCQRHGKTVTACFRPAAARERADGG, from the coding sequence ATGGCGGTCAAGGCGATGGGCTGGGCGCACTCGTTCCCGGTTTCCGGAGGAGTGAGCGCCGGACGACGATGGACCCGGCGGCAACTGGAGTCCCTGGCATGGACGGCGGAGGAACCCGAGACGGTGGACTCCGTCGTGCTGACGGTGTCCGAACTGCTCACCAACGCCCACATCCACGCCCACAGCGACGCGCGCCTCGTCCTCACCTGGGACGGCGACTGCCTGCATGTGAGTGTCCACGACGACGACCCCACACCGCCGCTCCAGCGGGACCCGGAGCCGGGAGCGGTGTCCGGCCGCGGGGTGGGCATCGTACGGATGCTCGCCGACGAGTGGGGCATGAAGTGCCAACGGCACGGGAAGACGGTCACGGCCTGCTTCCGCCCGGCCGCCGCCCGGGAACGGGCTGACGGCGGCTGA
- a CDS encoding glycoside hydrolase family 15 protein: MAGTADMHSGVGAEGGPRGAPGGAYGTGTPRYLPIADHGLIGDLRSAALVGTDGTIDWYCCARFDAPSVFASILDADRGGCFELAADVPARTKQFYFPDTNVLITRFFADDGVGEIQDFMPVVDESREADRHRLIRRVVCVRGTLPFRARVAPRFAYGTVPHTVHVDAGQAVFSTPALRLALTSTVPIEVAGQDVWSLFKLSEGETAVFALDRITDEVAPRFCAVTEAERDFKATVRYWRHWLSQSRYRGRWREMVHRSALTLKLLTYAPTGAIIAAPTTSLPERIGGERNWDYRYVWIRDAAFCVYALLRLGFTDEAEAFMGFLSEHVQTGIPEDVGPDGPLQIMYGIDGRRDLPERELPHLEGYRGSAPVRIGNGAVGQLQLDIYGALIDCLYLYDKWGQPLSSAHWDNIRGLVDWVCEHWDQPDEGVWETRGGRKPFLYSRVMCWVAIERAMRLARHRGLPADVLRWGDARDAIYQRIMSRGWSKERNAFTQVENSDILDASLLMMPLGKFISPTDPKWLATLDALGEDLVSDSLVYRYDPQTSPDGLTGEEGTFSICSFWYVEALTRAGRLDEARLAFEKMLTYANHLGLYAEEIGHTGEQCGNFPQAFTHLALISAAFNLDRRLG; the protein is encoded by the coding sequence ATGGCCGGTACGGCAGACATGCATTCCGGTGTCGGAGCCGAGGGCGGACCCCGTGGCGCGCCGGGTGGCGCGTACGGCACGGGTACGCCCCGCTACCTTCCGATCGCCGACCACGGCCTGATCGGCGACCTGCGCAGCGCGGCCCTGGTCGGCACCGACGGCACCATCGACTGGTACTGCTGTGCGCGCTTCGACGCGCCCAGCGTCTTCGCCTCCATCCTGGACGCCGACCGGGGCGGCTGCTTCGAACTGGCGGCGGACGTTCCGGCGCGGACGAAGCAGTTCTACTTCCCCGACACGAACGTGCTGATCACCCGGTTCTTCGCGGACGACGGGGTCGGGGAGATCCAGGACTTCATGCCGGTCGTGGACGAGTCCCGCGAGGCCGACCGGCACCGCCTGATCCGCCGGGTCGTGTGCGTCCGCGGGACCCTGCCGTTCCGCGCCCGGGTGGCGCCCCGCTTCGCCTACGGGACGGTCCCGCACACCGTGCACGTCGACGCGGGCCAGGCCGTCTTCTCCACGCCCGCGCTCAGACTGGCACTCACGTCGACGGTGCCCATCGAGGTCGCGGGGCAGGACGTGTGGTCGCTGTTCAAGCTGAGCGAGGGGGAGACGGCGGTCTTCGCCCTGGACCGGATCACCGACGAGGTGGCCCCGCGATTCTGCGCGGTGACGGAGGCCGAGCGGGACTTCAAGGCCACCGTGCGCTACTGGCGGCACTGGCTGTCGCAGTCGCGCTACCGGGGCCGCTGGCGGGAGATGGTCCACCGCTCCGCCCTCACCCTGAAACTGCTGACGTACGCCCCCACGGGCGCCATCATCGCCGCGCCGACCACCAGCCTGCCCGAGCGGATCGGCGGCGAACGCAACTGGGACTACCGCTACGTGTGGATCCGGGACGCGGCCTTCTGCGTGTACGCGCTGCTGCGCCTCGGCTTCACCGACGAGGCCGAGGCGTTCATGGGCTTCCTGTCCGAGCACGTCCAGACGGGCATACCGGAGGACGTCGGCCCCGACGGTCCCTTGCAGATCATGTACGGCATCGACGGGCGCCGCGACCTGCCCGAACGCGAGCTGCCCCATTTGGAGGGCTATCGCGGCTCCGCTCCCGTGCGGATCGGCAACGGCGCCGTCGGCCAGCTCCAGCTGGACATCTACGGCGCCCTGATCGACTGCCTCTACCTCTACGACAAGTGGGGGCAGCCCCTCTCCAGCGCGCACTGGGACAACATCCGCGGACTGGTCGACTGGGTGTGCGAGCACTGGGACCAGCCCGACGAAGGGGTGTGGGAGACCCGAGGGGGCCGCAAACCCTTCCTCTACTCCCGTGTCATGTGCTGGGTGGCCATCGAACGTGCCATGCGGCTGGCCCGGCACCGGGGTCTGCCCGCGGACGTGCTGCGCTGGGGTGACGCCCGGGACGCGATCTACCAGCGCATCATGAGCCGGGGCTGGTCGAAGGAGCGCAACGCCTTCACCCAGGTCGAGAACAGCGACATCCTCGACGCCTCGCTGCTGATGATGCCTCTCGGGAAGTTCATCTCCCCGACCGACCCGAAATGGCTCGCCACCCTCGACGCCCTGGGGGAGGACCTGGTCTCCGACTCCCTGGTCTACCGCTACGACCCGCAGACCAGCCCCGACGGCCTCACGGGCGAGGAGGGCACCTTCTCGATCTGCTCCTTCTGGTATGTCGAGGCCCTCACCCGGGCGGGCCGGCTCGACGAGGCCCGGCTCGCCTTCGAGAAGATGCTCACCTACGCCAACCACCTCGGCCTGTACGCCGAGGAGATCGGCCACACCGGCGAACAGTGCGGCAACTTCCCGCAGGCCTTCACCCATCTCGCCCTGATCAGCGCCGCGTTCAACCTCGACCGACGGCTGGGCTGA
- a CDS encoding maleylpyruvate isomerase family mycothiol-dependent enzyme: MDSVTGRDLRGPLPEGLGAAIHETAAEIAALLSPGTDMARRIPGAEWTVGEAAAHLALANELMAHIAAGRPRPYGDGTPQSLAEANERSLEEFTERRAEPLAAMIVEHADACAEALEKGSLEGPVVTPLGTMSPQELGAYLLTHMLGHGYDLARALGRPHMLDRTRAALTLPFLLRAMPRVAEPRNTAGMNARYAVRLWGGGGFGVTLTDGEVSVDEQPVAGPDCTISIEPVTFLLMALGRQGQFGPILRGRILVRGRKPWLAPRFPGLFTAP; this comes from the coding sequence GTGGACTCAGTGACGGGGCGGGACCTGCGCGGGCCGCTGCCCGAAGGACTGGGTGCGGCGATACACGAGACCGCCGCGGAGATCGCCGCGCTCCTCTCGCCCGGCACCGACATGGCGCGCCGGATCCCCGGGGCCGAGTGGACCGTCGGCGAGGCGGCCGCGCATCTGGCCCTGGCCAACGAGCTGATGGCCCACATAGCGGCGGGACGGCCACGCCCCTACGGCGACGGCACGCCACAGAGTCTCGCCGAGGCCAACGAACGCTCGCTGGAGGAGTTCACCGAGCGGCGGGCCGAGCCCCTGGCCGCGATGATCGTCGAACACGCCGACGCCTGCGCCGAAGCCCTGGAGAAGGGCTCCCTGGAGGGGCCCGTGGTCACCCCGCTGGGCACGATGAGCCCACAGGAGCTCGGCGCGTATCTCCTCACCCACATGCTCGGCCACGGATACGACCTGGCCCGCGCCCTGGGGCGCCCGCACATGCTCGACCGCACCCGGGCCGCGCTGACCCTGCCGTTCCTCCTCAGGGCGATGCCGCGCGTGGCCGAACCGCGCAACACCGCCGGCATGAACGCCCGCTACGCCGTACGACTGTGGGGCGGCGGCGGGTTCGGCGTGACGCTGACCGACGGCGAGGTGAGCGTCGACGAGCAGCCGGTGGCCGGCCCGGACTGCACCATCTCGATCGAACCGGTCACCTTCCTGCTGATGGCGCTCGGCCGCCAGGGGCAGTTCGGCCCGATCCTGCGCGGCCGCATCCTCGTCCGGGGCCGCAAGCCCTGGCTCGCGCCCCGCTTCCCCGGTCTGTTCACCGCGCCCTGA
- a CDS encoding carbohydrate-binding protein: MRRLRAALGAAAAVSLAAVGTTALVAGSASGATTALSNRWYAAAPYLMPLDNDPPDAAAIMDATGLKAFQLAFVLAPNGGGCSPTWGGTAAVSSDTAVQSVINTIRAKGGDVSISIGGYGGTKLGQTCSDAAATAAAYQQVITKYGLHAIDFDLEEPEYENTAAIKNEIGAAKILQQNNPGLYVSVTTAGTADGTGWFGKQMLLEAKSQGFTPNNFSIMPFDGGFNGAASQTSALAGFNSILQSTFGWDQATAYAHEGFSGMNGRSDSGEYFSQADFQTVLDFVTSHNMDRFTFWSLNRDRQCSPADNGGRTSGTCSSVAQNSWDFAKYSVKFAGATPPTGTPTPTPTPTPTPPSSGCKTAWNSATVYTAGDEASYNHHNWKAKWWTQNETPTGVDWGPWQDEGTC; the protein is encoded by the coding sequence GTGAGACGTCTTCGCGCAGCTCTCGGCGCGGCAGCCGCCGTGAGCCTGGCCGCGGTCGGCACGACCGCCCTGGTCGCGGGCAGCGCCTCGGGCGCGACCACCGCGCTCAGCAACCGTTGGTACGCCGCCGCCCCCTATCTGATGCCGCTGGACAACGACCCGCCGGACGCGGCCGCCATCATGGACGCGACCGGGCTCAAGGCGTTCCAGCTCGCCTTCGTCCTCGCCCCCAACGGCGGCGGCTGCTCGCCCACTTGGGGCGGCACGGCCGCGGTTTCCTCGGACACCGCCGTGCAGTCGGTCATCAACACCATCCGCGCCAAGGGCGGCGACGTCTCCATCTCGATCGGCGGTTACGGCGGCACCAAGCTCGGCCAGACCTGCTCGGACGCGGCCGCCACCGCCGCCGCCTACCAGCAGGTCATCACCAAGTACGGTCTGCACGCCATCGACTTCGACCTGGAGGAGCCGGAGTACGAGAACACGGCGGCCATCAAGAACGAGATCGGCGCCGCCAAGATCCTCCAGCAGAACAACCCGGGTCTGTACGTGTCCGTCACCACGGCGGGAACGGCGGACGGAACCGGCTGGTTCGGCAAGCAGATGCTGCTGGAGGCGAAGTCGCAGGGCTTCACTCCGAACAACTTCTCCATCATGCCGTTCGACGGCGGCTTCAACGGCGCCGCGTCCCAGACCAGCGCGCTCGCCGGCTTCAACTCGATCCTCCAGTCGACGTTCGGCTGGGACCAGGCGACCGCGTACGCCCATGAGGGCTTCTCCGGGATGAACGGCCGCAGCGACAGCGGTGAGTACTTCTCCCAGGCCGACTTCCAGACCGTGCTGGACTTCGTCACGAGCCACAACATGGACCGCTTCACCTTCTGGTCCCTCAACCGGGACCGGCAGTGCTCCCCCGCCGACAACGGCGGCCGCACGTCGGGCACGTGCTCCAGCGTGGCCCAGAACTCCTGGGACTTCGCGAAGTACTCGGTGAAGTTCGCCGGCGCGACCCCGCCCACCGGCACACCGACCCCGACGCCCACGCCCACGCCCACGCCGCCGAGCAGCGGCTGCAAGACGGCGTGGAACTCGGCCACGGTCTACACCGCGGGCGACGAGGCCTCGTACAACCACCACAACTGGAAGGCCAAGTGGTGGACCCAGAACGAGACGCCGACCGGCGTCGACTGGGGTCCGTGGCAGGACGAGGGCACCTGCTGA
- a CDS encoding lipase family protein, with the protein MQRPHGTRVPRTTSGRRLRAQQFPPATSHATSHATSQSANPSPRTAARNGGRLLATAIAVLACLSVQAIPAASTDAVVSRGVTIPAFYTPPTSLPAANGALIRSEPLPLALSLPGLDGPLPGTATRLMYKSTDSNGLPVAVTGAYIEPSADWKGDGPRPLVAVAPGTMGQGDQCAASMGLQHPITLNGQTVSVGYEDLAIYRLLSSGAAVVLTDYAGLGATDRLHTYVNRLDGGHALLDAVRAARGLTAASVTSASPVGLFGYSQGGGASASAAELQPTYAPDITLAGTYAGAPPANLTEVIKGIDGSALAGALGWSLNGFLQSDPDLRAVADANLNAAGRAALNDLSTMCVGDAILGYAFKNSTSWTKDGESVSQLVAHTPALQRTLDNQRIGNLKPTSPVRLVTGVQDDIVPHAQARQLAVDWCRKGADITYDAVILPNLGDKLLTNHMAPLLTDQGDAISWLTDRLAGERATSNCWTMPLQP; encoded by the coding sequence ATGCAACGACCCCACGGCACCCGTGTGCCACGAACGACGTCAGGCCGACGCCTTCGCGCACAGCAGTTCCCGCCCGCCACGAGCCACGCAACGAGTCACGCCACGAGCCAGTCCGCCAACCCGAGCCCCCGGACCGCCGCACGGAACGGCGGCCGGCTCCTGGCCACCGCCATCGCGGTCCTCGCCTGTCTGAGCGTCCAGGCGATCCCCGCGGCGAGCACGGACGCGGTGGTGTCCCGCGGCGTGACCATCCCCGCGTTCTACACCCCGCCCACGAGCCTCCCCGCGGCCAACGGCGCCCTGATCCGCAGCGAACCCCTCCCGCTCGCGCTCAGTCTGCCCGGCCTCGACGGTCCGCTCCCCGGCACCGCGACCCGCCTGATGTACAAGTCGACCGACTCCAACGGGCTTCCCGTCGCCGTGACCGGCGCCTACATCGAGCCCTCGGCCGACTGGAAGGGCGACGGTCCGCGCCCCCTCGTGGCCGTGGCCCCCGGCACCATGGGCCAGGGCGACCAGTGCGCCGCCTCCATGGGCCTTCAGCACCCGATCACCCTCAACGGCCAGACGGTCTCGGTCGGTTACGAGGACCTCGCGATCTACCGGCTCCTGTCCTCCGGCGCGGCGGTGGTCCTCACCGACTACGCCGGGCTCGGCGCGACCGACCGGCTCCACACGTACGTCAACCGCCTCGACGGCGGTCACGCGCTGCTCGACGCCGTCCGCGCGGCCCGCGGGCTGACCGCAGCGTCGGTCACCTCCGCCTCGCCCGTCGGCCTCTTCGGCTACAGCCAGGGCGGCGGCGCCAGCGCCTCTGCCGCCGAACTCCAGCCCACCTACGCCCCCGACATCACCCTGGCCGGCACCTACGCCGGCGCACCGCCCGCCAACCTCACCGAGGTCATCAAGGGCATCGACGGCAGCGCGCTGGCCGGCGCCCTGGGCTGGTCCCTCAACGGCTTCCTCCAGTCCGACCCCGACCTCCGGGCCGTCGCCGACGCGAACCTCAACGCCGCGGGGAGGGCCGCGCTGAACGACCTCTCCACGATGTGCGTCGGCGACGCGATCCTCGGCTACGCGTTCAAGAACAGCACGTCCTGGACGAAGGACGGCGAGTCCGTCAGCCAACTCGTCGCGCACACACCGGCACTCCAGCGGACGCTCGACAACCAGCGCATCGGCAACCTCAAGCCGACCAGTCCCGTACGCCTGGTCACCGGCGTCCAGGACGACATCGTCCCGCACGCCCAGGCACGTCAACTCGCCGTCGACTGGTGCCGCAAGGGCGCCGACATCACCTACGACGCCGTCATCCTGCCGAACCTCGGCGACAAGCTGCTCACCAACCACATGGCCCCCCTCCTCACCGACCAGGGCGACGCCATCTCCTGGCTGACCGACCGCCTGGCCGGCGAGCGCGCCACCTCCAACTGCTGGACCATGCCGCTCCAGCCCTGA
- a CDS encoding serine/threonine-protein kinase: MLIAGRYRLQTTLGRGAMGEVWRAHDEMIGRSVAVKLLLSQDADPTAAARFRLEAQTAGLLNHRHVVGVLDFGAYDNRLFLVMELVEGDSLAGVLTSAGTLPADRVARIAAEAAAGLAAAHQQGIVHRDIKPGNLLLDAEGSVKIGDFGIARFMDDPAGGLTATGQIVGTSLYLAPERALGKTAGPPSDMYSLGCVLYQLLTGRPPFQASSPVAVLHQHLDSTPTPPRELGVDLPPAFENYLLGLLAKQPEDRPTALQAAAWYGSGAWQGRPEPLPAAMPEPGRHRQGLGAVGPATTYALPSVVRDIQGGGHRSRRRQRSGAAELLAERRRLVQAAAGAVVFLLAVLVGVAVFSPDSSSAETPSPGTTTGVSTSPAGTEPAGPPAGS, from the coding sequence GTGCTGATAGCGGGGCGGTATCGGCTCCAGACCACTCTCGGGCGGGGCGCGATGGGGGAGGTGTGGCGGGCCCACGACGAGATGATCGGCCGGTCCGTGGCCGTCAAACTGCTTCTCTCCCAGGACGCCGACCCGACGGCCGCGGCCCGCTTCCGTCTGGAGGCCCAGACCGCGGGTCTGCTCAACCACCGCCACGTGGTGGGTGTTCTGGACTTCGGGGCCTACGACAACCGGCTCTTCCTCGTGATGGAACTCGTCGAGGGCGACAGCCTCGCCGGGGTCCTCACCAGCGCCGGGACGCTCCCCGCCGACCGGGTCGCGCGGATCGCGGCCGAGGCGGCCGCGGGGCTGGCGGCCGCGCATCAGCAGGGCATCGTGCACCGGGACATCAAGCCGGGCAATCTGCTCCTGGACGCCGAGGGCAGTGTCAAGATCGGCGACTTCGGGATCGCCCGCTTCATGGACGATCCGGCGGGCGGCCTGACCGCGACCGGGCAGATCGTCGGCACCAGCCTGTACCTCGCCCCCGAGCGGGCCCTCGGCAAGACCGCCGGTCCGCCGTCCGACATGTACTCCCTTGGCTGCGTCCTGTACCAACTCCTCACCGGGCGCCCGCCGTTCCAGGCGAGCAGCCCCGTCGCCGTCCTGCACCAGCACCTCGACTCGACCCCCACCCCGCCGCGGGAACTCGGCGTCGATCTGCCGCCCGCCTTCGAGAACTACCTGCTCGGCCTGCTCGCGAAGCAGCCCGAGGACCGGCCCACCGCGCTCCAGGCGGCCGCCTGGTACGGCTCGGGTGCCTGGCAGGGACGCCCTGAGCCGCTCCCGGCCGCGATGCCGGAGCCGGGACGTCACCGCCAGGGTCTCGGGGCCGTGGGCCCGGCGACCACGTACGCCCTGCCGTCGGTGGTACGGGACATCCAGGGCGGTGGCCACCGGTCGCGCCGGCGCCAGCGTTCGGGTGCCGCCGAACTCCTCGCCGAACGGCGAAGACTCGTGCAGGCCGCCGCCGGAGCCGTGGTCTTCCTGCTGGCCGTCCTCGTGGGCGTGGCGGTGTTCTCGCCCGACAGCAGCTCCGCCGAGACCCCCTCGCCCGGCACCACCACCGGGGTGAGCACCTCGCCCGCGGGCACGGAGCCGGCAGGTCCTCCCGCCGGCTCGTGA